The stretch of DNA TACCAACAAATAAAACTCATTAGTTTCATATTCTctctatattaaaaatagttcatTTTAAAAAGATTGTATACGTTACCTGTAACTAGAGTTGTCAAAAAACCCGCAACTCCTAtcctcttaattttttatttattaaattcttaatattaggtctctattaaaataaatttttttaaattttggtttattATTTCATGGAGTTAAGAGAAGGGGCTCGGAGGGGtaggcccccaatattttgttaattttgagattttttcttgaaaaattttcgaaacttaattttttctcaaaaaattttgtgaaaaaaataaataaataattctcgaaaaaaattgactttttatctcaaataaaaaaaatttgaaaagaaattgtaaataattttttatcaaaaaaaaatcaaaatttttttatcagTGAAAAAATCGAAAAGAATTAAACAAATTGtcaaatttgtttttcaaaaacaaaatcaatttcttttttgaaaacgTGAACCTATTGGTCCACTAAGTTTTAGtgggccttttaaattataaaaaaaaaattgaccatTCCAACATATGGGTTGGAGCCAATAATTAGGGAGGTTGTTAAATTGGCAGCTCTACCCGTAACAAATTAAAATCAGacatgtgtatatatatatatatatatcaaaaccaaaattttaattgttgcagttaacttatttataatttttcaaagacaaaataaattttgaattaagaGTTAAAAAAGTGAAAGAGTCAAAAGATCGGTAAAACGTACCGGTTGCAATCGATGGAGGTGCTGACTCTGTAGTGGAGCTTAACACCACACCTCCTAGCAAGTGCGTCAGCATGATGTCTGTTCAAATCTGAAATAGAATAAGcagcagatttcaaacattcaCAAGTAGCTCTACGAGCACTAGTTGTGTGTGCTATATGACTTAGGTTCTTCACTCCTTCACAACACTCTCTTGATGGTGCTGAGTAACGACCATTCAAGTATTCCAAACATGGGTCTATTTCACCTATCACTTCTGAGCATGATATTGCATTCACTACCATTGGTGAACTTATCAACATCATGCATATCATCATAGCCATGCATGTAATTACCTTTACATAAGCCATTGCTTTtctaatatttgtatttgtgatggttttttgtttttctttgtgaCTATGAATGTGGAAATGTGTGGGATTTAAATAGAAGAGGATTAAAGGCGTGAAGAAACATGGgtgataattaatttgatattactAGGCTAGGACGGTTTGccccacaaaataatttattttataataaaatttatggtGAAAGGAAGATTTTCGAAGATAGAAAAATTCTTATAGTTCATTAAACAGTTtcgaataaatttttatttgtctCTCACCAATAGAGATAGGAATAGGCTAGGCTGCCCGTCAGAAGCATATGGTCTGACCTACTTATTGTCtgatctatttaataaaaatgctaGGTTCTAGCTATTTTTAaaacctatttatttaaataggtcagactcatgcttataaaaaagtctattatgCCTGACAggtcggcctatatatattttattatttattaatgttattttttattattatttattaataatattattttctattttaaagtatatcaattagacaatcactcaatTGTTGTTCCATATTTAGTAATCGTTCTATATTCGGTAGTTGTTCTATTAGACAATTACTCAGTAGTTCATTTCAGATTTGCttgagagataataatttgtgcatttgtttcaggaaaaatctattatttaaaaccaaaaatcattttttaaggtttaaatgatgtttggtttagattttttaaaaaatattttgttagaaaaatcattttttgtttaatatatatagatatataaaatataacatttaaatattttaatgttaataatgcttttaaataggcttttagGTCAGACTAGACTTTTATAAAGGTCAGGCCAGGCCGAATAAAAAGACTATGATAGGTCGTACACCATGCTTAGGCcgaaaaaattaattgtaggtCAGACTCAGTCCTTTCAAAGTCTGGCATATTCTCACCCCTACTCACCAATAGATATCGAACCAAAAATCTCACTAATACTAAATAGAGTTTTTAATAGAGAGTGTTAAATAGCTTATACGCCACCACCTATTAACAAATGAGACGGAAGCTATATATTAAAGTcggttttttaaatgaattaattaaatagatgaGGTGATGGCAAGTTTTAAATACGTGAGAATTGTGTTTAGTAAATTTTTAAgtccattttttaaataaattaattaataattaagataGTGGCAATTATGTACATATGTGAATGTTGTTTCATGCGGTTATTAGAATAATTGACTTAagattgataatatatatatatttgggattgagaatcttaaaaaaattatttttctctacaACGAATGATTTTTGAAATCGtttgtttttaaatatgatGCAGAACCGACTTAACAAGTCATTTTTAACctacttaaaaaattatttatgtattaatgtctattatgtttaatatatatcttttaacAGCTAGACTAAACCATTGGagttaattaatttcttttactttgaaatattcattaaatttgtaattttttatcccatacaaataaatatataagttcTGCAACTACTCTTTAATTTCTCAAAATTCTCAAATGTaccttaaatttttatttagagaTCGATGTTTTAGTATCCATCACAAAATAATTTAGATAAGAGAATAACTTGACTGGCATACTTTTAAttggtttttataaatatacacTGTCtacttttaatctttataaatattgagagaaaaaaaacaccaagaattaaaaataaaaaatataagcgCAACTCCTTTATTTCTCAAAAACTAGCtcaacttgttttttttttagttcttcatttaaataatattttgctcGAAATCATCCACATAAATTTTCTTCTTcgtctttttatttaaataattgagttttacataattaaatttttttctcgcATCTTTAAATGGTTCCCATTTTGTGTGATTTTCGCAGTTCAAACTAACAGATCAGTTCAATTCATTACATATTCAATCAATCATTTAATTGTTAATGCTACAGATCTAGAAGCATGAATATTTCTGTTACTTTAATTATGTCATTATTATATGATTATATTTCCCCAATTTGCATTAACAACCCATAACTATAAATGTTTCTTAAATGTCTTCATATTTTGAAAGTgttatagttttacttttttttttcctattatAAGTTTTAACTTCAACTTTTATCCATAATAAAAAACATGTACATCTTTATAATTTGTCTTGACACATTAGTTATTGAGTCTGTTTGTTTAAgatcttttgaaaaataatttttatagtatttttcttttatataacgttttttaaaaataatttataaaataaaaactttaaatgaaaaattggattaaatagtttatcttaTCATTTTAGATATCTCATATATTtgctataactttttttttaataatgaaatttcaaaatgtaattaaaattaatagctattttgagaagttttttataaaaattatttttgaaaaataattttaaaaaaaaatatgatttttatcatgttaaaatattttataatgaatAGCTCAATTATTgatgtcaaaattatttttttaatcaataacaaATAAGTGTAAAATAACttctactatttttaaataaataatcatagaattattttttaaaatataaaatcaaaatcacttttaaaaatcctaaacaaatagacattttattattttcatggtaattagaagaagaaaaaataacaacttCTCCGAAAAGTTGAAAACGTTTTAGTTCCCAAAACAAGCCCTTCCTTTTTGCAACATATACATGTATACTGTAGTAAAAATCAAAAGATTATACTGCAGCCGTTTTATAATACTTGTCGCACTTGTAAAAAagttatcttaaaataattgtttaatgatttttaatacaattttaattttttaattaattatatcatataattaatattatatttatcagttaCAATTTATTATCTTCTAATTTtccatttataataattaaaatcaactaattatttataagaGTAGTTGAATTTttactcttattttttttcatttataatatttttttaatctggtTGAAATGcgacaataattttataaatgatggAGTATTAAGTTTTCATTTAATGGCATATGTGGGGACAAAGCATCAAATTATTAGTTGCAAATTAATTTGTGTTATGAAAGTCCTCTGCCCCCAATAAATTTACTTTAGTTTCATATCGGTTTTGAATTTGTTcgtaaattttgatttttttttttaatttttaatgattttgaaattatattattaatatacattattaatttgaatgaataaataatatttttattaaaagtatatttaaacaaacttttttttttatatagaaacaGTAAcgattttgtatttttttaagggTCATTTTGTACTTTTACTTTGTAAAAATGTTTAGCAATATTAAtagaaactattattttttacattacaattaattaaagagtTCTAGATTTATCCAGAAAAAGGAAAAGAGTTCTAGGTACATTCTTTCTTCTCAGAATGAATGTGGATCGATGTGATAGGTAGCTTCAAGTTTTTCTGGTGTAGTTGTGTTCATATTAAATGCTATAGTTGGTCCATTATCTTTGAAACTTTGCATAATATCAGCCGTTTGATTTAGTGCTTGCTCAATATTAGCGTTGGATCAAATAGTTAAGTAAAGTTTCTGATGTGTCCTAGAGTTAGATATATATGGACCTAAAATCATATCTAAAGACAGACCTTTACTCTTtctgattaaatttttttataataataaatataatattttattaaaaagtttcAAATAACAAAGTCTCTGCCTTTAAATCGGATTATATTAGAGAGACCCCATCAAATAAAGTAGGCCATGTGGCCTTAGAAATCAATATTGGGACCGAAGATGGCAAAGTAGAGTTATAATAAGTCATTGGATTTTTCGCACATTTAACATAATTTCGTGACGTGTTTAATATAAACCTTTCAAAATATAGTTTAAAGGCggatttttactatttttagtcaaagataaattttgtaataatatagaatgaagaaaaatattatatcttattaaaaaatttactatttaaaGTAGGTTTATATTAGAGAtcttaaattaattacaaattagttattttagtttggagttaattataaattagttgCTCTAGTTAAAGATTAGTTGTTCTGATTTGgatatataaatttcattatatatattaatagtaatCTTTTTCATTTGATCAATACAAAAAGTGtctctatttttcttctttttatgtttgatatcaattatttttttacatattttattatggTATAAAAGCGATTATTATACtactttatttctcaaaattttctTGAGAAGATTTTTCATATAaactttaattgatttatttttttctcttttgattCTTGAACaatttgatgttgttttttctcattctctctcaaatttcaaattagaattgtctcataataatgatgataaaataaaaaaaaaataaaaaaataagacaatGGATATTAAGGGCGTAAACCAAGATTCAATTCTCCAATATTTTGATATCAACTTTGTTTCAACATCAACAACTTTCATCAAGCAAGAAAAAGGTTGAGTTAAAGTACATTATAATTGACCcgtaaatgatatattttttatagtttgtatattataattgttctcaTTTTTATGTATACGATATTAAAAAGAAATCACTAATTTTAGCCAATTATTTAACAACAAACATTTGTCTCGTGtatgattttaataataaactataattagtatattataattatttttattttgaaatcactatgttttttttatttataaattaattagtgACACATATATGTCTcgtgtttttttatataacattgataaatatttgttcgataaatattttgatattttgtaatgtttctttttatattactaacaaatatttatctcatattttattttatatttaccaATGACAAGTATTTATActgtgtatttttaaaatttattgatgaCAGATATTTGTCTTgcctttttttatatttatcggttataaataattatttcatgttattttatatttattaaagataaatatttattccgtgtatatttaaaaaaaaaactataagtgaaaaatatatttctcgTATCAAAGTCAAATAGTTGTCTCATgatgtttatatttattagtgataatatttatctcgtgttttttatatttatcgatgacaaatatttatctaataatatttttatatttatcccatgatatatttatatttatcattaacaaatttataatctaatataaatgactaatatttctctcatatttttttgttaaatttattagtgataaatatatgtctcgtatattttttattaccaatattaaaaatttattttgtattttttatatttattaataataaatactatcttatattttttatatttattattcattaatttaTAATCCAATATAAATCATAACAATTGATGAAATATCTTTGAGATTTcgtcaaaaaaaataatatctttgagacagtgtaaaaaaaattaaataaaaaaaacctcTGAGATTTGTATAAGATACTGATGTATGatatgaatatataaaaaagatattgATTACGATACaaacaatttgttttttaacTTATCCCTCTCAATGTCTCTCACGGTTTCAACCTTTTCAATTTATTGTTTCTTACTGCACAAATTATACAAAcaattcattttcaattttatttctctttctaCTAAAAAAAAAGAGGATTTGTTCTCTTCTCTTTCCTtcaaaaaatctaattttctcTCACTTTTTGTGGTACATCACATAAGCTCTCTTTTAGAGCCATTTGCTTCACAATCTGGACATCAAACTATATAACATCTTCTTCTTTTGTGCTTCTCACATACCTGCAACAacaatttggttttaaaaaaactggtggattcaaattattttattttttaatttaataaaattagtagtctatttctcttatttttttctttctatttcatttttatgatttatttcggttgttacaattttattaatttttttaagtaaataaaatgaTGGATAATGTTTTTTGGATgctaaattaaaagaatttttctAACGATATTTGTTTTCTATTGGTACATTTTAAGAATTGATTTGTTGAGAAATATAAAAGAAGTGCCAAAAATAGATACTAGTAAGAAATTCTAAAACGATATAGAagtgaaaattataaatttaaaatgttgaatcaaatttttccactttttcttcttcttctccacAGTCAAATGAATGAtccttaattttcttttttcgaAAATATGCTACCAAAAATTAGAAGAGTAAACACACCTGCAATGGTAAGTAGAAGAATGTATACCATAAACAAGGAACCCATACATGTGTCAAACTCAATTTTCCCTATGATATTAATTGATTTGTGCGACGAGATACTTTGGGTGTGTTATATCCAAATTTTGTcggattaaataaaaaaaaaatctaaaaacttAGAGtctaagaataaaaatatatttttattacaatcGTTGAGGGTTAAATTTCATCTGAGTttgtatttatcaaaataaaaggaaaaacattatttatacggtttttttttaataacctctttttttaaaaaaattactaaattatccaatttaaaaaaaattatactaaaatgcctcctttttatttttagttataaatcaTCATTTGGAATGACGATTTCCTTAAGTAAGCTCAAGTTCTAAATGACGACTTTcaatttagtttctttttttaaataaaattcaatttttttaatttataatggaattatatatataattaattaatataattcataaaaatacataaaaatacataaaaataaataaacagaaattttaaattacgaaaaaaaattaataaacccaagttccaaatgggcatttctcaaaggtttttttgtaaaaaaaaaaattaattcaatttttattgaaataacaaaagtaatatatatatatatatatatatatatatatatatatataggcttaattgcagttttggtccctctattttagctgaatcacgaaagtagtccctccattttgtttctccccagttttggtcccccaatcagaattttggtccaaaactttatgaaatttcatttttttgcatttatttaaatcacacaatgcctcaatatctcatttgcaacaattgtacctgaaatatatgatcataaatggcgtcgtacggctttaaaaaatgaaatttcatcaaatttgggaccaaaattctgtttgggggaccaaaactagagagaaacaaaatggggggactactttcacgattcagctaaaatagggggtctaaaactgcaattaagttttttttaaaaaaatatttttgacttAATTagtgacatatgaataattaatgcatctaaatggttctatataatataattatatatcacatcattaaaaatatgtcaaatccatattttttaattcaaaaatttgagaGAGGGACTAAAACTctagacttttaaaataagaggatCATTTTcgtgaattgataataatagacagactaaaattacaattaaacttaaaatatattaacaaattatagaaaaataagattaaatGTATGTGATatctatatttttctttctttctgtttttgtttcttttagcctgaaattttccacaatcgcaccattttctttgaaggttgacttcaaaatgaccaattggttGCGCCTCTCTTGGGTTTACTGTTTCATGCACCATGAAAGAATAATGATTTCGGTCGAATTGCATGACTTGGTGAGTATTAGATTTATCAACTTCACATTTAATCTTGTCCATGCAATCGTCTATGTATACTCGATCAGAAGTTAATGATGTCCGATGTTGTTGTCCCCTTTATGCATATAAAACTCTCAATCTATAGTATGTTGATTGTACCAAAGCAGTGATTGGGAGATTACGTGTACCCTTGAGCACTGCGTTGATGCATTCGAAAACGTTTGTTGTCATGTATCCCCACCATCGGCCTTGAGAATAAGCCATAGTCCATTATTCTGGAGGGATATTATCGATCCATCTTAAAGCCTCTGGATTTTCCATATTGATTTCATTGCGGTAATACTTGAATGATGGCTCATTTAATGTATATCATGTTAgaaatgatgtaaaaattatcaaatatgataaagtgataagtggaaaatatactaagaagaattagatcattacccatacaaacaagttttctttgaagttccttgtccttgaactctctcataaaattttgtgcaatgtgtCGGATGCAGTACACATGTGTTGACGGAGGATCATGCTAACCATTATTTGGGTTATTATAAGTACTCTTAATGTattcgtgtctatctgaaatcaaacaaatgtcgacttgaggtgttacataccttcttagatttttcaaaaaaaagctCCAAGCACCCcctgtctcaccttccacaagtgcataagcaatgggaattgtatttttgtttccatcttgTGCAACAACAAGCAAAAGAGTCCCTTTGTACTTTCCGTACAATCAAGTTCCATCCACTAAGACAAAtgatttacaaaatttaaacccaGATATGCACGGAGGGAAAGCCCAGAATAGTCgtttgaaatttgttgaccCCTGTAATAGAGTATTATCAGAATATGCAAGTGATACTTCCATTTCCATAATATTTCCTGGAATAAATTTTTGCATAGCCAACAACCACCTTGGAAAGTCATTGTAAGACTTTTCCCAGTTCCCATAAATTGTTTCGATAGCTTTGTTCTTTGTCATCCATGTCTTTCTATAGGTGATTGTTTAGTTGTATCGTTCCCGAATATGTGCAATGATCACCTTCACTTTAATTGATGGATCAACTTTCAAAAGCGACTTTATGCTTTCGCATATGATGTTAGAGTCAAGCTTGGTATGATCCTGTGACATAGAGGAATTTGCGCAATTGTGGGGCCCTTTCAAACGACCAATCACCTATTGCTTACTTTTTTGACTTAACGAAGCTCTGCATTTGAACAAGCATTGTGGATTCACACATTTAATTGCATACCTGTATTGATCAGGTTTCACTACACGGTAATTGAGGGAgtgttttatgtgataatgCTTAATTGCAAGTTGACAATCTGGTTTGCTATTAAACTTCATTCCAGTCTCAAGAGATGCATCTAATGGAGGTGGTTCATTATATGGCATATCAAATTCGGAGGATTGGTAAGCATAATCCAAATTTAGATTACGCATATGGAATGGTGGATCGTATGTTGGCTCTAGATCGTCACCATTGTCATTGTCATCTTCGTCGTCCTCGTCTTCCTCAaagtatgtttcttcttcactctCTTCACTTATTTCTTGTTGATCAAAATCGGCCATATCACCTAGTGGAATATATG from Cicer arietinum cultivar CDC Frontier isolate Library 1 chromosome 3, Cicar.CDCFrontier_v2.0, whole genome shotgun sequence encodes:
- the LOC101509478 gene encoding non-specific lipid-transfer protein 4-like — its product is MAYVKVITCMAMMICMMLISSPMVVNAISCSEVIGEIDPCLEYLNGRYSAPSRECCEGVKNLSHIAHTTSARRATCECLKSAAYSISDLNRHHADALARRCGVKLHYRHQRLKRKPQSQKT